In the genome of Impatiens glandulifera chromosome 6, dImpGla2.1, whole genome shotgun sequence, the window CGAGAATAGTATAAGACTGgcgattggaagatttgatggaacATATTATGTATTCTGGAGGATGCAGATTGaggattatctctatggaaagaagtttCATGTTCCTTtaagtgagaaactagagaagatggatgaagctgaataaaaaaaacttcttAATAGAcatgttttgggagttgtctgaTTGATGCTAGACAAAACTTTTGCTCACAACGTAGCAAAGAAGAAGACCATAATGTGTCGATGAAAACTCTATCTagtatgtatgagaaaccatatgctaacaacaaggtacatttaatgaaaagactcctaaatttaagaatggttgatggtacttctgtcactactcatttaaacgaatttaatataattgtgAATCAACTGTTATCTATTATGATTGATTTTTGGGATGAAGTTAGTGTCATGATTTTATTGACATCTCTACCAAATAAATGGGAACCTCAACAATTAGTAACTCTTATGGAAattctaaattgaaatttattgaagttaaagatcgtattcttgctgaacaggttcgtaaaattgattatggtgaaacgttcaaatgTTCTACTCTAAATATTGAAACAGAGGCATAGGTAATGACAGAAATTTCAAACCTAGGTAAGAAAAGATCTATGTTAGTCTAGTCTGGGTGGACATTTGattgctggaattgtggtaagcAGGGTCACTTAAAGAGGAACTACAAAGCACCAAAGGAAAACAGTGACGATAAAAACGATTGATCCAACGCAATTACAGAAACTGTCATTGATGTGTTGCTTCTGTCTATTGATAGTCCGATAGATTCATGAGTTTTGGACTCATGAGCGTCTTTTTACACCACTGTCCACAAAGGATTAATTGAGAATTATGTGgatggaaactgtgggaaatgTTTTCTCACAGATGGTGAGCCattagatattgttggcattggagacatcaaattgaagatagCAAACAAttttgtttggaagattaataaggtaaGACACaatccaggtttaatgcgcaatatGAATtatgttacacaacttgatgaaggaCACagtttcagttgtggaaatggtgcgtggaaggtgactaaaggagcaataatTGTTGCTCGaagtcacaaaactggaactttatacacgacttcaacttgtaaAGAAATATTTGCTGCTATAGTTGATGAATCGAAAAATAAATCTTAGAGTGGTTGAGTCCATTTGAATTTGTTCGCATTTTATCTTGTTCTTGTATCCTAGATTTCTCTAAAGTACATGTCCAGCAATTGAATGCTCATATTATTCAATAAagcatttttgttatttttctttatgGTTTTCATCCATGCTCTACTACACGAATGGATTGCCGAGAAGTGTTACTACATATATGTTGTTTCCTTTTGTTAGtgtatttcttttaaaatatcaacaaatatgACTTGTTTATTATCATTCGTTCTCCTTCGACCACACAATTCAACTTGAGGCAGTTGATTCTATAGTGGATTTTATAGAGATAATATGGTCATATGGACTGGGAAAGTGCTAAGCTCAAGTGACAGAAATACTATAAAACCATAACCTAAATAGTTAGTTTAAACCAACTACAAGAATAGTTTGACATATTATCATCCACACTTAGGGAGGAACAGAGTAGGATAAGATTGAATGAGGAATATGTGGATGATCTTGTGGAGAACAAAAAAGGTGAATGATGAAGAGAATGATGAGTAAGATTTGGAGGAGGTGAATGAGCAAGATTTGGAGGAGGTGAATGAGGAAGATTTGGAGAAGGTGAATGTGTTGATTGAGGATCCGGTGAATGAGAATATTGAGGTATGTCTAATTCAAATATTTGGTATAATTTAAGCATTTTTTCTAATTAGTTCAAGCATTTTGTCTTTTCTTTTTAGGATGTGGTGGATAAGTTGAATGATAAAGACAAGGATGGGATTGTGGAGATGAAGGATGAGGATGTGGATGAGAAGAAGAACGAGGATGTGGAGGAGAAAAAGAATGAGGATGTGATGGAGAATGTGGTAAATGAGGAAGTGGTGGTGCAAAAGGAAgacaagaagaagaatgaaatatgtataattgaagcattttgtctaattcgagtattttgtctaattcaagcattttgtctaattcgagcattttgtctaattcaagcattttgtctaattcaagcattttgtctaattcaagCGTTTTGTCTAATTCAAGTATGAAATTGATGATGTGGAGAAGGTGGATGTAAATAAGGATGTAGTGGAGAAGAAGGAAGATAAGAGGAATAATGAGGTATATATAATTTGAGCATTTTGTCTAATTCGAGCATTTGGTCTAATTCAAGGATGAGATTGATGATGTGGATAAGGTGGATGTGAATGAGGATGTGATGGAGAAGAAGGAAGACAAGCAGAAAAATAAGGTATGTTTAATTCGAGCATTTTGTCTAATTCGAGTATTTTGTCTAATTCGAGCATTTGGTCTAAGTTGAGTATTTGGTCTAATTCAAGCATTTGGTCTAATTCGagcattttgtctaattcaagcatttggtctaattcaaacattttgtctaattcaagGATGTgaatgagaaggtggaggatgtgAATGATAAAAACAAGGTGGTGAATGAGAAGAAATATGTGAATGATATAGACAAGGAAGACAAACAGAAGTTGGAGGATGATGTATTTGTACAGAATTTAGGGAAGAAGGAGGACACGCAGAAGGTGGCAGGCATAACCGTCTTAGCCTGATGATGTGTATCTGATTTAAGAAGAATTATTCTTCTTTGTGGCAGGCATAACCGTCTTAGCCCGATGTTGTCCACTGTCTACACTGTCTACATGGAGATGTCATAATTTTGGATTAAATGTCATAATTTTGGattaattttctatttcttAAAATGTTGTTAttgattgaattattaattacctacgttcttctttattttttttactaaaaagtACTTATGTTTTGATGTTTAGTTATATGGTAGctttaaataattatcaaggttacataaataaataCCTTTTTACATTATTATGTGCAAGTTTTAGTATTCAACTATTGTGTattaagtataaatataaatggaAAACCGCCAAATCAATTACCAGAAATAGAGGATTACAAATATGACGTTAAACCTGGTATTTTGCAAAAAgggaattaaaatattacagtGAGCATCAAGATTACTACCTAAGAACTCTATTAGAACTTAGGATAAAATTATCTCCACCAACAATAGTGGAATTCAATCTTCCAGCAGCCCAACCATTGTTGATTGTATAGGCACCACATCGGGCTGGATCTCCAATTACACAACTACCATTCACTTCTCTCTCAAATTCAGGCAGACCTTTTGCCTTTCTCTCGCTCCACATCTTTCTATCCTCGTCTCTTTCTTTCCTCAGCCATTTCTCAACAGTTCTCTAAATGAATTAGACATATTAGAAAATGAACACTTCATGTCTGTAtatgaagttgaaaaaaaactaactatTAATGACAATTTACTTTCTTCCTTAACTTCTTCCATTGGCAAAGCCAACTGCAACTCCCCACGAGCGACGTAAACCTAACCATATGGCACAAATTCAACATAAGAACACTTACCTGATTGTTAGGTGTAGAGACTAGATAATTGAGAAACATACAATGTGGGAAGGCCAATCGAATGTATGAGTAGCATAAATAATCGATGCTCCTCTTTCTTCACacttatttttaagaaatttcaGTAGATCGGCCCTTGCAAGAAGAACctatataaaaagaatatgaTAATTACATTGGATAAACAGAAatgttgatttatttgaaaaaggaaCTAACAAAGCTATACATACTACCTTATATGGTTTTAATAGACCCGCATATCTGCACTCATCTTCTCTGTCCATCAGAGATACCTTTTACATTCTCCATGACAGATCAATTACCAATACCTACAGGAATCAATTAAGAAGTTTTGAGAGGTGCTTTTTAAAGGATGGGATTTGGGAAAGAGATTCTAACAATTATCAATTCAGTTCTTCTTTCAAGATTTGATTTTAATACTCTAAATATCATCTTTCTCTACACATATATGCATTTGTATAGTTACCCCAAAACCCGCAAAGGCAACCTCTTTTCTCCactgaaaaaaaaaaccagAATTAAAGCCATATCAGAATTTCATACAATCATAAGCATTATACAAAATAGATTCATCAGATCTAAGCACTGAAAATTGACTAATATATACACATACTAATACTTCATGATTAAAGTTTATCATATATTCACAAAATGATATGAAATATTGTTAGTTGCTATAGACATTTAAAGCCACATTAAGAGACATATCTGTTAGCTCACCCcaataaaattaagaagattGATTTTGTTCATTCCTCAAGCTTGGAAAAGTATGTGAGTGCTCTAAGTGTTGTTTTGGTATCAAATTCTAATGTTGATCATAATTAACCAGGGAATACATGATGATCGATCTGAAATGAACAAAAAAAGAAATCTATGTCATGATCCAAATTCTCTATCTCCATAAACAACAAACAATCCTAACCTCAACCAAATTCATGTGGGTGTTATTAGATTAATTTCAAAGAGAAAAGCCTTTTGTACTTTTCTCTCGTTTTCAGTATGAACGAGAGAAGATGAATTCTATTTTACTTACATTTGGATTTAGACTTGACCTCTTCCTACACATAATGACAAAAATACAACGATCAAAACACGAAAACTACAGGGAACAATACACAagattaatttcttatttttgtgAATACGAGAGAGAAAGGGGGATAAACATGAAGAACCTTTTACTCACGCTCACGAGCACGTTGGAGGTATTCTTCTAGATCAAACTTCCTTCTGAAAGTGTTGTCAACACATGTCGCCTACAAATCGATGACATTCAGTTTGAAGTTGTGAAAAATTTTACAAACAAATCATATACGTGCATGTAGGGGTGTCAAAAATGAACTCGACCCACCAACCCGACACGAGTCGACCCGAAGAAtattgggttagggttaggCGTTTTTGGGTTTGAATCATTTCGGGTCAGACCCAAAATATAacctgaaaaagaaaattgggCTGGATTGGGTTCAGGTCACTCATCAACCCGAACCCACCCACCCACCCAACCCGACCCGACCcacctaatatattaataaaaaaataacttgccTACCTTACAaaaaaaccctaaccctaacggGCCTAACCCATAtccttaatttttattcattttcttccttCCGTCTTTCTCACTATTCTTTTTCTTCCATCTTTCTCACTTCTCTTCAATATACATTCCTTCtctaattttcatcttttttaatctCTTGAACTCTGTTAGTATCCATCAATAAAATGAGTTCACAAATTAATCTTGATCTTGAGGAGGATAGTGTGGAGGGTTCACCTATGGCAAATTTAGATGCAAATAAAGAAACGTGCATTGATTCCCAAGATCAAGCCTCCAAAACTGGTATTGGTAAACGAAAGAGACCATTAAAATCAAAGTGGTGACAATATTTTGATATGGTTCCTAAAATAGAGGGAGAAGATTTGCGATGTAAATGTAAAGCATGTGGAATTACATACAAAGTTGATAGTAGCATAGGAACAGGTAATCTTCGCCGTCATATCCTTAATCAATGTTCTAGACAGAAAACTCGTGATATTGCTCAAGATTTGTTAGAACAAGGGGATAAAAGTCTTAATATTAGGTCTCAAAAGTTTAGTCAAGAAAGATTTAGAGAGTTGTTAATCTTAGCAATTGTGAGGCATGATTTACCATTTCAGTTTGTAGAATATGAGGCATTTAGATCAATATTTACCTATTTGGAACCTCAAGTCAATCATTTCACTAGAAATACTACAATGACTGATATTCTCAAGATGCATAAAAATGAATACAATAGGCTAGCTTAAGAAATGCATTCATACCCTAGAAAGATTTGTTTCACATCTGATTTGTGGTCTTAAATGGAAAAGCTCAAAAGAGTCAATTAGAGCTCTATTTAGAAGAACCGAAAATTGACAAAGATACAAAATTTGATGTTCTCGCATTTTGGAAAGCTTACCAATTTAGGTATCCCGAACTTGCAAAAATGGCCAGAGATATCTTGAGTGTTCCAATTTCTACAGTTGCTTCAGAATCGGCTTTTAGCACCGGTGGTAGGATACTTGACCAATATCGTAGTGCAATGAAGCCTTATATTGTTGAGGCATTAGTTTGTTGTAGAGATTGGTTAGTTGGACAGAATGGTTAGTGGCTCgtctttttattttcattttaaagttatttgttCAATTCTTTgactaatattttctttttgtagaaAATACTGAGGTGGAGTTGGATGATTTGACTGAAAATATTATGAGTTTATTCATAAATGGGGACGATTGTTCAAATACTACTTATACTTATTTCAATGTTGGGCTCATACAAAAAGGTGTACAACGATGAAGAAGTGGAGTTTGAACTTGAAAATACTTTTGTGATGattgaagaattttttttataatgatatcaTAATTTCGttgtgtaatatttattttgtgaaaattttgaattttctaaacataattattatgtttatgccaattttattattttgtatttaaattaaagtattattaataaGCAAAAAACTTATTTCGGGTTAGTCGGGTTGGTCGGGTTGGTCTGGGGTTCGGGTTCGGGTTTATTGTTTTTAGGTTGGTTCAGGTTTGAGTCGAGTTCgggttgaaaattttgttataatgcaCCTCCTTCAACCTGACTCGAACTCACCCGACCCACCTGAATTGACACCCCTACGTGCATGTATTATAAAACAAACGGAGCGGTCGCGGTCTTGGCAGCTGCTAATCTTGAACGAACGGAGTGTCGTGGCAAAGGGAGCAAGAGCGAAAGTTGAGGGGACAGGGTTTGAGAGAGAGACAGAACCCTAAAAATTGAAGATTTAAAATGAGGGTCAAATTAAGCACTTTATATACTATTaaagacgcatattacatatacgcgtattatgtaatatgcgtacattgaaagacgcatattacataatgcGCGTATAAAAATATGCACATTTCAATGTACACATATTACATATTACACGTAAGtataattcgcgtaagtgtaatacgTGTAAGTGTAATTTGAGTAAGTGTAATTCAAGTAAGTGCAGTCACAGAGGTAAGACGGTCATTTCGTAGGACGAAAAAACCTTTCTTGCAAGATTTATCAGACGTGGTCCATTTTTGGAATTACACCCATTATCAGGaccatttcgtcaaatttccctctaATGATGATATGTATGAACCctcaataaaaacatataatatataatcaataaaaacatataatatataagaaagtcttttaataaaatttaattatttttttgataattaattgttattttattcgtttatatttaataacaaatgtcttgctataattatatttagaatGAGGATATCACTTATTTGGttggacatatatatatatatatatttttattttacatttttattatattttattatatagaaacataattaaatttatttcgatttcataacatatattttttaatattccctAATATATAAGAATAACTCTCTTTTGGAGTAGATTTGGAGTAGATGTAGGTTTGAGCCGGGTTGAGAAAgactttaacaaaaaaaaattataatagaaaaagGATATGGctccttaattttattttattttcatttttattcactattttattttataaatttaaaaaagtttaaattcaTGTTCATCattggttaaatatatgattttgtttcattattttattcaactccgttctaaaaaaaattaaactcattttaattttttttaaactcatccTAACTATAATTCCTAGGTTCGTCCCTAAACTGGAGATGTCTTAAGCAAGTGAGTGTGAGGTGGAATGCagcatgtttgatttttttaattaaagttattttgtttaagtAACCCTATCTAACATAATTTAAACTATATCTAATTtaactcaaatcaaattatCTTACCAAAATATTAGTTTAGTTTGAAGTTGGGTCAACAATATATGTTCACTAGGTAATTGCACAAGGATGAACTGTAAAGTCACATTAAATAGCATCACATAATTAACTGTGCTGGCATCAGATTTTTAGTCAAAAGTAACTTTTTATTTCAGAATTACGAAAGAAAAGTTAGTAAAGTTAAACGTTAAGTAAAGTCAAATCCTAATCTATCCTATAGCTAACTTGATTGTGAGAGGGGTAATGAAAAAATAGTCATTGATAATTCATTTGTATCACAGTTaaagaaattttcaaaataataatgaccTAAAATTGTAGTAGTGTCTAGATTTTGTCTTTAACATTCTCATGGGTCAAAACGTACAAAAAAAGATTTTCTTATGAATGATTTTTCAAGTAGTATTGAATTTGAATGCCAAACGCTTTGTTTCAACCCTATTATAATAAATGCAATTAAATacacatttaataaataagttgaaACAGTGTTACACCTCTAACCTAATAAAACTCTTtgtttttcttccttttttcaacatttgaaaacattaaataagattaatagACATCTCATGACTGTGCAATATCTATCCCAGTTTTATGATGGCTATGTTACACAcgtcttttttcttttttttgcaGGGCAGGCCAGCtagaaaatgaatatataaataaaaataaatatatatagaagaaAAAAGTTGATGAAACTCGCCCATGCATTGGTTCGAAGTCTGAATGAGAAAAAAAGCAAAATTACTAATGGGTCAAAACTTTCTCTGGAGCCTGTAATTATATCAAAAACTAGCTAGCTATGTATTGTCGCTATTTTAAGTATCAtccaataactttttttaaaatttttaaataaaaaaaaataagtgttttGTATTCATTCAAGATACAcgtttcaaattcaattttttaccaaaaaaaaagtaattccACAAAACAATCTATGCATTCAAGACATATACaatatcaatcaaatcatttgACTAACACGATTACAAGTccataataaaacaaatactcAAAATAACATTGCATGGATTCCTTcaagtatttatactaaaaaaatttgtttgaaagatGTTGAAACGCAAGTTTTATTGTTAACATTAAGAAACTCGGAAAGAATGAAAATCCTAACAAAATACTCATTAACCTAGTGTTTAGCTTCTATAGAGTACTTGCAAAACATTAGATCTAAATATTTAAGGCTCTAATCCCGCATCTTATGACTTATCACACAAACAAATGCATCTCTCATTGGTACAGAATGCATCAACTAAATTGAAATGAGAACAGGTTCAATATACTTTTGCAAACTAAATATTGAAAGTTTTTTACTTTGTGATTTGGGAGTTGGGAGTTGGGAGTGGGGAGTTGGGAGTTGGGAGTTGGGAGTTGGGAGTTGGGAGTTGGGAGTTGGGAGTTGGGAGTGACTTCTTTATATCCTAATTAAGAAGGATGAGTTTCTGGAGAAATTAAGGAAGTTAATCAAAACATGTATTGTTCAACcaattaatgttttatattataatcaatggagaagtaaaaaaattattaaaataaaatagactcgGCATAATGTAACTAAATTGCAGCAAAACAAACCATTTTATCTTAAGGTAAACTATTTAGAAATTTTAGTGTAGGTAAAAATGAGGTAGGTACATATGTCAATAAGTCACTCATTGCAACATAAGGATTATTTTGGTTTgcttatttgttaataatatgacaattaatataataatttatatttaaaggTTTATTTAAATCAGTAGAATTGAAATTTACATTAAAACacttattctaattttataaaaattaacattcaattatcatttaattattatgtttgaaaaaactataaaattataattaaacttcaattttgttatgttataataatatagaaaaaaatatagatttaatatgttaactttttaaattaaataaaatgatattaattcaACATGTTcagtttctttaaataaaataagaaacaatCAAATATGATTGacatgttaatttttaaactaaaaaatatatatagataaatacattaattactaaatatatatatatatatatatatatatatatttatatatatatatattataagttcgaaattttaaattttttaacatatttactGTGTTACcgcttaattttaattaa includes:
- the LOC124943615 gene encoding ABC transporter I family member 20-like, with protein sequence MTAKITCSYATINFWRKEVAFAGFGVSLMDREDECRYAGLLKPYKVLLARADLLKFLKNKCEERGASIIYATHTFDWPSHIVYVARGELQLALPMEEVKEESKLSLIRTVEKWLRKERDEDRKMWSERKAKGLPEFEREVNGSCVIGDPARCGAYTINNGWAAGRLNSTIVGGDNFILSSNRVLR